The following coding sequences lie in one Paramisgurnus dabryanus chromosome 16, PD_genome_1.1, whole genome shotgun sequence genomic window:
- the pcdh20l gene encoding protocadherin-20: MNFTAILQWVPLLALFGKIQGQALRFTTQEEQEVGIKIGSLSTYYSPPYQLLGEKYIRVDESTGDLYTTERLDREALCPSQIDNDCDISYNALVTPNLELVQLVVTVKDINDNAPYFVNSEIHLSIPEDALIGSGFPLDDQAQDEDAGHNAMIRYHLEASDGFFGIKQNGDQLELTVEKELDRETLENHFLILVAVDGGSRSATANLTVTLTDVNDNCPEFDSSSPYNATVPGIGTKGSPVAQLKATDKDLGRNAQITFSFSPQISDRAKTLFHIDGHTGLISLAVDVQVDTSEEHTLKVVANSPLCTSAQTQVTVYIRPLAHLEPTIRIKFARKHENRAIVLPENEPSDVLAILELEESTAGSSSLSLAADSLAFSLKRTQEGKYLLSTSKPLDYETCSKYNVTVVISDAQGKRLREGEVIKVEIEDVNDNAPVFEQEHYETKITENNKPWEFLLKVTATDADSQEFGTVRYELLDSGPFRINEESGVILVSESLDREQKDTYKLTVWARDGGVPPQEGFAVVTVIVLDQNDNPPVFPTPHFSFFVSESIPQLAKVGDVPVSDADKGDNGRVVDVRILNENVPFAIDVAQGTLRSTGEVDREKQGRYELMVVAVDGGTPPLSTTVKMTVFVEDVNDNKPQVILPSSNLSCLTVPPTTRAGSIVTKIYAIDEDSGINSDITYQIVPRQPSLHSPFQIDPRSGNISLVQSLRGEDYGMHHLFIVVRDGGEPDPLQTTVWVNLLVNETLENCLVKDVPQTPTPQTPAPRLYADLRCESNARPMFLCALGLLLLSVCVLLTAVMVFVKHRCERSKVNKESMWETKDLHELNQLNHME, from the exons ATGAACTTTACCGCTATACTACAG TGGGTGCCTCTTTTGGCATTATTTGGGAAAATCCAAGGCCAAGCATTACGTTTCACCACCCAGGAGGAGCAAGAAGTGGGCATCAAGATCGGAAGTCTAAGCACATACTACTCACCTCCATACCAGCTCCTCGGTGAGAAGTACATCAGGGTGGATGAGAGCACAGGAGACCTGTACACTACAGAGCGCTTGGACAGAGAGGCTTTGTGCCCTTCACAGATCGACAACGACTGTGATATTTCATACAATGCACTCGTGACTCCTAATCTTGAACTAGTACAGTTAGTTGTCACGGTGAAGGATATTAATGACAATGCTCCTTACTTTGTAAACAGCGAGATTCATTTGAGCATACCTGAAGACGCATTGATCGGGAGCGGTTTCCCTCTGGACGATCAAGCGCAGGATGAGGATGctggtcacaatgcaatgatACGTTACCACTTAGAAGCCTCTGATGGATTTTTTGGCATTAAACAAAATGGGGATCAACTCGAGTTGACGGTAGAAAAGGAACTAGACCGTGAAACTCTAGAAAATCACTTCTTGATTCTTGTTGCAGTCGACGGAGGTTCACGTAGCGCTACTGCTAATCTCACTGTAACTCTAACTGATGTAAATGACAATTGTCCAGAGTTTGACTCTAGTAGCCCTTACAATGCCACTGTGCCAGGAATAGGAACTAAGGGCTCACCGGTGGCACAGCTTAAGGCCACAGACAAAGACCTGGGGCGAAATGCTCAGATCACGTTTTCGTTTAGCCCTCAGATTTCAGACAGGGCCAAAACACTCTTTCACATAGATGGACACACGGGTCTGATCAGCTTAGCTGTTGATGTACAGGTCGACACTTCTGAAGAGCACACGTtgaaagttgtggccaatagCCCTCTTTGCACCTCTGCTCAAACTCAGGTAACCGTATACATTCGGCCACTGGCACACCTAGAGCCGACCATAAGGATCAAGTTTGCCAGAAAGCATGAAAACCGAGCGATCGTATTACCGGAGAACGAACCCTCCGATGTCTTGGCAATTTTGGAGCTGGAAGAGTCCACTGCTGGTAGCAGCTCTCTGTCCTTAGCAGCAGATAGCTTGGCATTTTCTTTAAAGCGGACACAAGAAGGCAAATATTTACTTTCAACCTCAAAGCCTCTAGATTATGAGACCTGTAGCAAATACAATGTCACGGTGGTTATCTCTGATGCTCAAGGCAAACGGCTGCGTGAAGGTGAAGTGATCAAAGTGGAGATTGAAGATGTAAATGATAACGCACCAGTGTTTGAACAAGAACACTATGAAACAAAAATCACAGAGAACAACAAACCCTGGGAATTTCTGTTGAAGGTCACAGCTACCGACGCAGACAGCCAGGAGTTTGGTACAGTAAGGTACGAGCTGTTAGACTCAGGTCCTTTCAGGATCAATGAAGAGTCTGGTGTCATACTCGTGTCAGAGTCTTTGGATAGAGAGCAGAAGGACACGTACAAACTGACTGTATGGGCCAGAGACGGTGGTGTTCCTCCTCAGGAGGGGTTTGCGGTGGTGACCGTAATTGTACTGGATCAAAACGACAATCCTCCTGTCTTTCCCACTCCACACTTCTCTTTCTTCGTGTCTGAGAGTATTCCACAACTCGCCAAAGTCGGGGACGTCCCAGTGAGCGACGCTGATAAAGGAGACAACGGGCGAGTAGTCGATGTGCGTATCTTAAATGAAAACGTCCCTTTTGCTATAGACGTCGCTCAAGGAACGCTTCGTAGCACGGGTGAAGTTGACCGCGAGAAGCAAGGCCGCTACGAGCTCATGGTCGTAGCTGTTGATGGTGGCACTCCGCCGCTTTCCACAACGGTCAAAATGACGGTTTTTGTGGAGGACGTCAATGATAATAAACCTCAGGTCATCCTTCCAAGCAGCAACCTCTCGTGTCTGACCGTACCTCCAACCACCAGAGCGGGAAGCATCGTCACAAAGATCTACGCCATCGACGAGGACTCGGGAATAAACTCGGACATAACTTACCAAATTGTTCCAAGGCAACCATCTCTTCACAGCCCCTTCCAGATCGACCCACGCTCCGGGAACATCAGCCTGGTGCAGAGCCTGCGAGGCGAGGACTACGGCATGCACCACCTCTTCATAGTCGTTCGTGATGGTGGAGAGCCAGACCCGCTGCAGACCACCGTATGGGTCAACCTGCTGGTCAACGAGACTTTGGAAAATTGTCTTGTGAAGGACGTTCCACAGACGCCGACGCCGCAAACTCCGGCACCGCGCCTGTACGCAGACCTCAGATGTGAATCAAACGCCCGGCCTATGTTTCTGTGTGCTCTGGGTCTGTTGCTTCTCTCAGTCTGTGTTCTTCTGACGGCTGTAATGGTGTTTGTGAAGCACAGATGCGAGAGAAGCAAGGTGAACAAAGAGAGTATGTGGGAAACTAAAGACTTGCATGAACTAAACCAATTAAACCATATGGAATAA
- the LOC141280901 gene encoding uncharacterized protein, with product MRVFREACRMATADCSELDMELGDLLQEFNDVVKELSAPHEHVHRDVKRRTGLNDGDDSDYGSETSMGNSLNASEEELNIADMTTAPNAMPADTSDLQSFIEKLDRELSEM from the exons ATGAGAGTTTTCAGAGAAGCGTGCAGGATGGCAACAGCAGATTGTTCAG AGCTGGATATGGAGCTGGGAGATTTACTGCAGGAGTTTAATGATGTTGTGAAGGAGTTGAGTGCTCCTCATGAGCACGTGCACAGAGATGTAAAGAGACGCACGGGACTGAATGATGGAGATGATTCAGATTACG GTAGTGAGACGTCAATGGGAAACAGTTTAAATGCTAGTGAAGAAGAGTTAAACATCGCTGACATGACCACAGCACCAAACG ccATGCCTGCAGACACCAGCGACTTACAGAGTTTCATTGAAAAACTTGACAGAGAGCTTTCAG AGATGTAA